The following proteins come from a genomic window of Pseudomonas putida:
- a CDS encoding homoserine dehydrogenase — MKPVKVGICGLGTVGGGTFNVLQRNAEEIARRAGRGIEVAQIAMRSQNPNCQITGTPITADVFEVASNPEIDIVIELIGGYTIARDLVLKAIENGKHVVTANKALIAVHGNEIFAKAREKGVIVAFEAAVAGGIPVIKAIREGLSANRINWLAGIINGTGNFILTEMREKGRAFPDVLAEAQALGYAEADPTFDVEGIDAAHKLTILASIAFGIPLQFDKAYTEGITQLTTADVNYAEALGYRIKHLGVARRTAEGIELRVHPTLIPADRLIANVNGVMNAVMVNGDAAGSTLYYGAGAGMEPTASSVVGDLVDVVRAMTSDPENRVPHLAFQPDSLSAHPILPIEACESAYYLRIQAKDHPGVLAQVASILSERGINIESIMQKEAEEQDGLVPMILVTHGVVEQRINDAIVALEALQDVVGKVVRIRVEQLN; from the coding sequence GTGAAACCGGTCAAAGTAGGCATCTGTGGGTTGGGGACCGTCGGTGGCGGAACCTTCAATGTACTTCAGCGCAACGCCGAGGAGATTGCCCGCCGTGCCGGGCGCGGTATTGAAGTGGCACAGATCGCCATGCGCTCGCAGAACCCGAACTGCCAGATTACCGGTACCCCCATTACCGCTGACGTGTTCGAAGTTGCAAGCAACCCGGAGATCGACATTGTCATCGAGCTGATCGGTGGCTATACCATCGCCCGCGACCTGGTGCTGAAGGCCATCGAAAACGGCAAGCACGTGGTCACCGCCAACAAGGCGCTGATTGCCGTGCACGGCAACGAAATTTTCGCCAAAGCCCGCGAGAAGGGTGTGATTGTCGCGTTCGAGGCGGCCGTAGCCGGTGGCATCCCGGTGATCAAGGCCATCCGCGAAGGCCTGTCGGCCAACCGCATCAACTGGCTGGCTGGCATCATCAACGGCACTGGCAACTTCATCCTCACCGAAATGCGTGAGAAGGGCCGTGCCTTCCCGGACGTGCTGGCCGAAGCCCAGGCGCTGGGCTACGCCGAAGCCGATCCGACCTTTGACGTAGAAGGCATTGACGCTGCGCACAAGCTGACGATCCTGGCGTCCATCGCGTTCGGTATCCCGCTGCAGTTCGACAAGGCCTACACCGAAGGCATCACCCAGCTGACAACGGCAGACGTGAACTATGCCGAGGCGTTGGGCTACCGCATCAAGCACCTGGGTGTGGCTCGTCGCACCGCGGAAGGTATCGAGCTGCGCGTGCACCCGACGCTGATCCCGGCCGACCGCCTGATCGCCAACGTCAACGGCGTGATGAACGCTGTCATGGTCAACGGTGATGCTGCCGGCTCCACCCTGTACTACGGTGCCGGCGCGGGTATGGAGCCTACCGCTTCGTCAGTGGTCGGCGACCTGGTCGACGTAGTCCGTGCCATGACTTCCGACCCGGAAAACCGCGTGCCGCACCTGGCCTTCCAGCCAGACTCGCTGTCGGCCCACCCGATCCTGCCGATCGAAGCCTGCGAAAGCGCCTACTACCTGCGCATCCAGGCCAAGGATCACCCGGGCGTACTGGCCCAGGTCGCCAGCATCCTCTCGGAGCGTGGTATCAACATCGAGTCGATCATGCAGAAGGAAGCCGAGGAGCAGGACGGCCTGGTACCAATGATCCTGGTGACCCATGGCGTGGTCGAGCAGCGTATCAACGACGCCATCGTCGCCCTGGAAGCCCTGCAGGACGTGGTCGGCAAGGTTGTGCGCATTCGCGTCGAGCAGCTCAACTAA
- a CDS encoding thioredoxin fold domain-containing protein, translating into MRVTQFFAAAALALASTFAVAAATDGNAGAEQAIRKSLQNLELEVPVESVASSPLNGLYEVKLQGGRVLYASADGQFVMQGYLFQIQDGKPVNLTEKAERQGIAKLINGIPAAEMVVYPAKGETKSHITVFTDTTCPYCHKLHAEVPELNRRGIEVRYVAFPRQGLGSSGDQQLQAVWCSSDRRGAMDKMVEGKEIKAAKCTNPVSKQFQLGQSIGVNGTPAIVLESGQVIPGYQPAPQVAKLALAK; encoded by the coding sequence ATGCGCGTGACCCAGTTTTTCGCCGCCGCCGCGTTGGCGCTGGCCAGTACCTTTGCCGTTGCTGCGGCAACCGATGGCAACGCCGGTGCCGAGCAGGCCATCCGTAAATCGTTGCAGAACCTCGAGCTGGAAGTGCCCGTGGAAAGCGTGGCCAGCAGTCCGCTCAACGGCCTGTATGAAGTCAAGTTGCAGGGCGGCCGCGTGCTGTATGCCAGCGCCGATGGCCAGTTCGTGATGCAGGGCTACCTGTTCCAGATCCAGGACGGCAAGCCGGTCAACCTCACCGAAAAAGCCGAACGCCAAGGTATTGCCAAGCTCATCAACGGCATTCCAGCCGCCGAGATGGTGGTTTATCCTGCCAAGGGCGAAACCAAGTCGCACATCACCGTGTTCACCGACACCACCTGCCCGTACTGCCACAAGCTGCACGCCGAAGTGCCCGAGTTGAACCGTCGCGGTATTGAAGTGCGCTATGTCGCCTTCCCGCGCCAGGGCCTCGGTTCGTCGGGTGACCAGCAGTTGCAGGCAGTGTGGTGCTCCAGCGACCGCCGTGGGGCGATGGACAAAATGGTCGAAGGTAAAGAAATCAAGGCCGCCAAGTGCACCAACCCGGTCAGCAAGCAGTTCCAGCTGGGTCAGTCGATCGGGGTCAATGGCACGCCGGCCATTGTTCTTGAGAGCGGCCAGGTCATTCCGGGCTACCAGCCGGCACCGCAGGTCGCCAAGCTGGCACTTGCCAAGTAA
- the xerD gene encoding site-specific tyrosine recombinase XerD, whose amino-acid sequence MPALDHPLIDQFLDALWLEKGLSDNTRVSYRSDLALFNGWLQEHSVSLPDAGRDLILDHLAWRLDQGYKPRSTARFLSGLRGFFRYLLREKLVAIDPTLQVDMPQLGKPLPKSLSEADVEALLQAPDLGEAIGQRDRAMLEVLYACGLRVTELVSLTLDQVNLRQGVLRVMGKGSKERLVPMGEEAVVWLERYQRNGRAELLNGRPSDVLFPSQRGEQMTRQTFWHRIKHHARVAGIDKPLSPHTLRHAFATHLLNHGADLRVVQMLLGHSDLSTTQIYTHVAKARLQQLHAQHHPRG is encoded by the coding sequence ATGCCCGCCCTCGACCACCCCCTGATCGACCAGTTCCTTGACGCCCTTTGGCTGGAAAAAGGCCTGTCCGACAACACCCGCGTGTCCTACCGTAGCGACCTGGCCCTGTTCAATGGCTGGTTGCAGGAGCACTCGGTATCGTTGCCAGACGCCGGCCGCGACCTGATCCTCGATCACCTGGCCTGGCGCCTGGACCAGGGCTACAAGCCACGTTCCACGGCGCGTTTCCTGTCCGGCCTGCGCGGCTTCTTCCGTTATCTGCTGCGTGAAAAGCTGGTGGCCATTGACCCGACCCTGCAGGTCGATATGCCGCAATTGGGCAAGCCGCTGCCCAAGTCGCTGTCCGAAGCTGACGTCGAAGCCTTGCTGCAGGCTCCGGACCTGGGCGAAGCCATTGGCCAGCGCGACCGTGCCATGCTCGAAGTGCTCTACGCTTGCGGTCTTCGGGTCACCGAACTGGTCAGCCTGACCCTCGATCAGGTCAACCTGCGCCAAGGTGTGCTGCGGGTAATGGGCAAGGGCAGCAAGGAGCGCCTGGTGCCCATGGGCGAAGAAGCTGTGGTGTGGCTGGAACGCTACCAGCGCAATGGCCGCGCCGAACTGCTCAACGGCCGGCCCAGCGACGTGCTGTTCCCCAGCCAGCGCGGCGAGCAGATGACGCGCCAGACCTTCTGGCACCGTATCAAGCACCACGCACGGGTTGCCGGCATCGACAAGCCGCTGTCGCCGCACACCCTGCGGCATGCCTTTGCCACCCACCTGCTCAACCACGGTGCCGACTTGCGTGTGGTGCAGATGCTGCTGGGCCACAGTGACCTTTCGACCACGCAGATCTATACCCACGTCGCCAAGGCCCGTCTGCAGCAGTTGCACGCCCAGCACCACCCACGTGGATGA
- a CDS encoding sodium:proton antiporter: MNEQQILLSVGGIGAAALACQWLAWRLKLPAILFLLLAGILAGPALGWLDPEALFGPLLMPLVSLAVALILFEGSLTLHLSQWREIGSVVHRLVTVGALVTWLVIALATHWLLGFDWPLAILFGTLTLVTGPTVIVPMLRVVRPKAAIANILRWEGIMIDPIGALLAVVVYSFIIASAEGNGLSQSLVTFAGVIFCGTALGAAGGWLLGQIMREQWLPEYLHNLASLAAVLGIFIAANQIVHESGLLAVTVMGMWLANMRGVDVRQILHFKENLSVLLISGLFILLAARLDLHALLGLGPAVLALLLVIQLLARPLSVWLATLGSTLNWRERALLAWIAPRGIVAAAVSAIFAIRLDQAGHQDALLLVPLTFAVIIGTVVLQSATARPLARLLKVAEPAPSGFLIVGANEPARAIAKTLQQLGCRVLLTDSSWENIRAARMDGLTTYFGNPASQHADAHLDLVGLGHLLGLSPAGEINALACARFRHDFGHNRLFVLASGLEKQRSDKHRAAEEHRGHLLGAKPMTYLQLANRMHQGAELYSTTLTEGFGWDAYQALHGERAHLLFARDDHGWVHVASPDNPLQPQPGWTLVALIEPAPEP, encoded by the coding sequence ATGAACGAACAGCAGATCCTTCTGAGTGTGGGCGGCATCGGCGCAGCGGCGCTCGCCTGCCAGTGGCTGGCCTGGCGCCTGAAGCTGCCGGCAATTCTGTTCCTGCTGTTGGCCGGGATCCTTGCCGGTCCAGCGCTGGGATGGCTCGACCCCGAGGCGCTGTTCGGCCCATTGCTGATGCCGCTGGTGTCGCTGGCGGTAGCGCTGATTCTGTTCGAAGGCAGCCTGACCCTGCACCTGTCGCAGTGGCGCGAGATCGGCAGTGTGGTGCATCGCCTGGTCACGGTGGGCGCACTGGTCACCTGGCTGGTGATTGCACTGGCAACCCACTGGCTTCTCGGGTTCGACTGGCCGCTGGCGATTCTCTTCGGCACCCTGACCCTCGTGACCGGCCCAACGGTGATCGTGCCCATGCTACGCGTGGTGCGGCCAAAGGCAGCGATCGCGAATATCCTGCGCTGGGAAGGGATCATGATCGACCCGATCGGCGCGCTGCTCGCCGTGGTGGTATACAGCTTCATCATCGCCAGCGCCGAGGGTAACGGCCTGAGCCAGAGCCTTGTTACCTTCGCCGGCGTGATCTTCTGCGGTACCGCCCTGGGCGCGGCTGGGGGCTGGCTGCTGGGGCAAATCATGCGCGAACAGTGGCTACCAGAATACCTGCACAACCTCGCGTCACTGGCGGCGGTACTGGGTATTTTCATCGCCGCCAACCAGATCGTGCACGAGTCGGGGCTGCTGGCGGTCACCGTGATGGGAATGTGGCTGGCCAACATGCGCGGGGTTGATGTGCGACAGATCCTGCACTTCAAGGAAAACCTCAGTGTGCTGCTGATTTCCGGTCTGTTCATCCTGCTGGCTGCACGCCTTGACCTGCATGCCCTGCTAGGCCTTGGCCCTGCCGTGCTGGCACTGTTGCTGGTGATCCAGTTGCTGGCACGCCCCCTCAGCGTCTGGCTGGCCACACTGGGCTCGACACTCAACTGGCGGGAGCGCGCGCTGCTGGCCTGGATTGCTCCACGCGGTATCGTTGCCGCAGCCGTTTCAGCCATTTTTGCCATCCGCCTGGACCAGGCCGGCCACCAGGATGCCTTGCTGCTGGTACCGTTGACCTTCGCGGTAATCATCGGCACGGTGGTACTGCAAAGCGCCACGGCCAGGCCGCTGGCACGCTTGCTCAAGGTCGCCGAACCGGCCCCCAGCGGGTTTCTCATCGTCGGTGCCAACGAGCCGGCCCGGGCCATCGCCAAAACCCTTCAGCAATTGGGCTGCCGGGTTTTGCTGACGGACTCCAGTTGGGAAAACATCCGCGCCGCGCGCATGGACGGGCTCACGACCTATTTTGGCAACCCGGCCTCGCAGCATGCCGACGCCCATCTGGACCTGGTCGGCCTCGGGCACTTGCTGGGCCTCTCTCCTGCCGGCGAAATCAATGCATTGGCCTGCGCCAGGTTCCGTCATGATTTCGGGCACAACCGGCTATTCGTGCTAGCCAGTGGCCTGGAGAAACAACGCAGCGACAAACATCGGGCGGCCGAAGAGCACCGCGGGCATCTATTGGGGGCCAAGCCGATGACCTATTTGCAACTGGCCAACCGCATGCATCAGGGCGCCGAGTTGTATAGCACCACCCTGACCGAAGGCTTTGGCTGGGACGCCTACCAGGCGCTGCATGGCGAGCGTGCACACTTGCTGTTCGCACGCGATGACCATGGCTGGGTTCATGTAGCCAGCCCTGATAACCCGTTACAGCCACAACCGGGCTGGACCCTGGTGGCATTGATCGAGCCAGCACCGGAGCCGTGA
- a CDS encoding acyl-CoA thioesterase, producing MTTRDQEIQRRTELSVTRVTKAVFPNTTNHHNTLFGGTALAWMDEVSFIAATRFCRLPLVTVSTDRIDFKHPIPAGSIVELVGTVIKVGNTSLQVQVDVFVENMYLDGRDRAIHGVFSFVAIDEDKRPVPVLPGA from the coding sequence ATGACTACCCGAGACCAGGAAATCCAGCGCCGCACCGAACTGTCGGTTACCCGCGTGACCAAGGCGGTGTTCCCCAATACCACCAACCACCACAACACCCTGTTCGGCGGCACCGCCCTGGCCTGGATGGACGAAGTGTCGTTCATCGCTGCCACGCGTTTCTGCCGCCTGCCGTTGGTGACCGTGTCTACCGACCGCATCGATTTCAAGCACCCGATTCCGGCGGGCTCGATCGTCGAGCTGGTGGGTACGGTGATCAAGGTCGGCAATACCAGCTTGCAGGTGCAGGTGGATGTGTTTGTCGAGAACATGTACCTGGATGGCCGTGACCGTGCGATCCATGGGGTGTTCAGCTTCGTCGCCATCGACGAGGACAAGCGCCCGGTGCCCGTGCTGCCAGGCGCCTGA
- the rplS gene encoding 50S ribosomal protein L19: protein MTNKIIQQLEAEQMSKEIPTFAPGDTVVVQVKVKEGERSRLQAFEGVVIAKRNRGLNSAFTVRKISSGVGVERTFQTYSPQIDSLAVKRRGDVRKAKLYYLRDLSGKAARIKEKLS, encoded by the coding sequence ATGACCAACAAGATCATCCAGCAGCTCGAAGCCGAGCAGATGAGCAAGGAAATCCCGACCTTCGCACCAGGCGACACCGTTGTCGTTCAGGTTAAAGTGAAGGAAGGTGAGCGTTCCCGTCTGCAGGCGTTCGAAGGCGTCGTTATCGCCAAGCGTAACCGCGGTCTGAACAGCGCCTTCACCGTGCGCAAGATCTCCAGCGGCGTTGGCGTAGAGCGTACCTTCCAGACCTACAGCCCGCAAATCGACAGCCTGGCCGTGAAACGTCGTGGTGACGTGCGTAAAGCCAAGCTGTACTACCTGCGCGACCTGTCCGGCAAAGCCGCTCGCATCAAGGAAAAACTGTCCTGA
- the trmD gene encoding tRNA (guanosine(37)-N1)-methyltransferase TrmD, giving the protein MGNLRVDVITLFPEMFSAITEYGITSRAVKQGLLQVTCWNPRDYTTDRHHTVDDRPFGGGPGMVMKIKPLEDALVSARQATGAAAKVIYLSPQGRKLTQQAVKGLAEQESLILIAGRYEGIDERFIEAHVDEEWSIGDYVLSGGELPAMVLIDAVTRLLPGALGHVDSAEEDSFTDGLLDCPHYTRPEVYADQRVPDVLLSGNHAHIRRWRMKQSLGRTFERRADLLESRSLSGEEKKLLEEYLHERDDS; this is encoded by the coding sequence ATGGGTAACCTTCGCGTAGACGTCATCACGTTGTTCCCCGAGATGTTCTCGGCCATCACGGAGTACGGCATTACCAGCCGCGCGGTGAAACAAGGGTTGCTTCAGGTGACTTGCTGGAACCCGCGGGACTACACCACAGATCGTCACCACACGGTAGATGATCGGCCGTTTGGCGGTGGTCCGGGCATGGTGATGAAAATCAAGCCTCTGGAAGACGCCTTGGTTAGCGCCAGGCAGGCGACCGGAGCAGCGGCGAAGGTGATCTACCTTTCGCCACAAGGCCGCAAGCTGACTCAGCAGGCGGTCAAAGGCCTGGCCGAACAGGAATCGTTGATCCTGATCGCCGGTCGTTATGAAGGCATCGACGAGCGCTTTATCGAGGCTCATGTCGATGAGGAGTGGTCGATTGGTGACTATGTGCTTTCCGGTGGCGAGCTGCCGGCCATGGTACTGATCGATGCGGTTACGCGGCTGCTGCCCGGAGCTTTAGGGCATGTGGACTCGGCGGAAGAAGATTCTTTCACCGACGGTCTGCTCGATTGCCCGCACTACACCCGGCCTGAGGTGTATGCGGATCAGCGTGTTCCCGACGTGTTGCTAAGTGGCAACCATGCACATATCCGGCGTTGGAGGATGAAGCAGTCCCTTGGTAGGACCTTCGAACGACGCGCCGATCTTCTGGAAAGTCGCTCGCTTTCTGGAGAAGAGAAGAAGCTGCTCGAGGAATATCTCCACGAGCGGGACGATAGTTAA
- the rimM gene encoding ribosome maturation factor RimM, whose product MNATPEKADDLIVVGKIFSVHGVRGEVKVYSFTDPIENLLDYPRWTLRHEGKVKQVELVSGRGSQKGLVVKLKGLEDRDEARLLSGYEICIPRSLLPNLAADEYYWYQLVGLKVINQDEQLFGKVDHLLETGANDVMVVKPCAGSLDDRERLLPYTEQCVPAIDLEAGVMRVEWDADF is encoded by the coding sequence ATGAACGCGACGCCAGAAAAGGCTGACGACCTCATCGTCGTTGGCAAGATTTTTTCGGTTCACGGCGTTCGCGGCGAGGTGAAGGTGTATTCCTTTACCGATCCGATTGAAAACCTGTTGGATTATCCACGCTGGACGCTTCGGCACGAAGGCAAGGTAAAGCAGGTCGAACTGGTCAGCGGTCGTGGCTCCCAAAAGGGCCTGGTCGTGAAACTGAAAGGTCTCGAGGATCGCGATGAAGCCCGTCTTCTGAGCGGTTACGAAATCTGCATCCCGCGGAGCCTTTTGCCCAACCTGGCTGCCGACGAGTACTACTGGTACCAGTTGGTGGGTCTGAAGGTCATCAACCAGGACGAACAACTGTTCGGCAAGGTCGATCACCTGTTGGAGACCGGTGCGAACGATGTAATGGTGGTCAAGCCCTGCGCAGGCAGCCTGGATGATCGCGAGCGTCTGTTGCCCTATACAGAGCAATGTGTGCCGGCAATCGACCTGGAAGCAGGCGTGATGCGGGTCGAATGGGACGCGGACTTCTAA
- the rpsP gene encoding 30S ribosomal protein S16, whose product MVTIRLARGGSKKRPFYHLTVTNSRNARDGRFVERVGFFNPIAAGAEVKLSVNQERVTYWLSQGAQPSERVAQLLKEAAKAAA is encoded by the coding sequence ATGGTAACCATTCGTCTGGCCCGTGGCGGCTCGAAAAAGCGCCCATTCTACCACCTGACCGTGACCAACTCGCGTAACGCCCGTGACGGCCGTTTCGTTGAGCGCGTAGGTTTCTTCAACCCGATCGCTGCTGGCGCCGAAGTCAAGCTGTCGGTCAACCAAGAGCGCGTCACCTACTGGCTGAGCCAGGGTGCACAGCCGTCTGAGCGTGTTGCTCAGCTGCTGAAGGAAGCTGCCAAGGCCGCTGCCTGA